A genome region from Thermomonospora amylolytica includes the following:
- a CDS encoding DegT/DnrJ/EryC1/StrS family aminotransferase, with protein sequence MAIYVWDYRREYEAERADILDAVDTVFRSGRLVLGESVRSFEEEFAGYHGMAHCVGVDNGTNAVKIALQALGVGPGDEVITVPNTAAPTVLAIDAVGATPVFVDVDPGTYLMDTGQVADAITSRTRCLLPVHLYGQCVDLAPLERLAARHGLRIVEDCAQAHGARRDGRLAGTVGDAAAFSFYPTKVLGAYGDAGAVLTSDDRTERNLRRLRYYGMEDRYYVVRTPGHNARLDEVHAEILRRKLRRLDDYIAARRAVARRYAEGLGDTELTLPQVAPGNEHVYYVYVVRHRERDEILRALRELDFHFNISYPWPVHTMTGFAHLGHATGDFPVTEAAADEIFSLPMYPSLPQDLQDRVITALREILARG encoded by the coding sequence ATGGCCATTTACGTGTGGGACTACCGGCGAGAGTACGAAGCCGAGCGAGCGGACATCCTCGACGCGGTCGACACCGTGTTCCGCTCGGGCCGGCTCGTCCTCGGCGAGAGCGTGCGGAGCTTCGAGGAGGAGTTCGCCGGCTACCACGGAATGGCGCACTGCGTCGGGGTCGACAACGGCACCAACGCGGTCAAGATCGCCCTGCAGGCGCTCGGAGTCGGCCCGGGCGACGAGGTCATCACCGTGCCCAACACCGCGGCGCCGACCGTGCTGGCCATCGACGCCGTGGGCGCCACCCCCGTCTTCGTCGACGTGGACCCCGGCACCTATCTCATGGACACCGGCCAGGTGGCCGACGCGATCACCTCCCGGACCAGATGCCTGCTCCCGGTGCACCTGTACGGCCAGTGCGTGGATCTGGCCCCGCTCGAACGGCTGGCGGCACGCCACGGCCTGCGGATCGTCGAGGACTGCGCCCAGGCGCACGGGGCGCGCCGCGACGGCCGGCTCGCCGGGACGGTCGGGGACGCGGCCGCCTTCTCCTTCTACCCCACCAAGGTCCTCGGCGCGTACGGCGACGCCGGCGCCGTGCTCACCTCCGACGACCGGACGGAGCGGAACCTGCGGCGGCTGCGGTACTACGGGATGGAGGACCGCTACTACGTGGTGCGGACGCCGGGGCACAACGCGCGCCTCGACGAGGTGCACGCCGAGATCCTGCGCCGCAAGCTCCGCCGGCTGGACGACTACATCGCCGCCCGCCGTGCCGTCGCCAGGCGGTACGCCGAGGGGCTCGGGGACACCGAGCTGACCCTGCCGCAGGTGGCTCCGGGCAACGAGCACGTCTACTACGTCTACGTCGTGCGCCACCGCGAGCGGGACGAGATCCTCAGGGCGCTCCGGGAGCTGGACTTCCACTTCAACATCAGCTACCCGTGGCCGGTGCACACCATGACCGGATTCGCCCACCTGGGGCACGCCACCGGCGACTTCCCGGTGACCGAGGCCGCCGCCGACGAGATCTTCTCGCTCCCGATGTATCCGTCGCTGCCGCAGGACCTCCAGGACCGGGTCATCACCGCCCTCCGTGAGATCCTCGCCCGCGGCTGA
- a CDS encoding class I SAM-dependent DNA methyltransferase, translated as MAELPPIYRHAEVYDAFYEGRGRAYEDDSRMLVDCIRERNPAAATLLDVACGTGRNLRCFAEAFEHVEGVDLADDMLRIARGRLPGVPLHRGDMKDFRLGRRFDAITCLFSSIGYLGDAGQLNAALRCFGRHLNPGGVIVVEPWYSPENALSGQVLGDVVTVDGQTISRLSHAVVEGRAHRMTVHYLVADSESGIRHFTDLHVLSLFTRQEYETAFAEAGVASVEFLETGRGRPGLLVGVKS; from the coding sequence ATGGCCGAGCTCCCGCCGATCTACCGGCACGCCGAGGTGTACGACGCCTTCTACGAGGGGCGCGGCAGGGCGTACGAGGACGACTCCCGGATGCTGGTCGACTGCATCCGGGAACGCAACCCCGCCGCCGCCACGCTGCTGGACGTGGCCTGCGGCACCGGGCGGAACCTGCGCTGCTTCGCCGAGGCGTTCGAGCACGTGGAGGGCGTCGACCTGGCCGACGACATGCTCAGGATCGCCCGCGGGAGGCTGCCGGGGGTGCCGCTGCACCGGGGCGACATGAAGGACTTCCGGCTCGGCCGGCGGTTCGACGCGATCACCTGCCTGTTCAGCTCGATCGGCTATCTGGGCGACGCCGGGCAGCTCAACGCGGCGCTGCGCTGCTTCGGCCGGCATCTCAACCCGGGCGGGGTCATCGTCGTCGAGCCCTGGTACTCCCCGGAGAACGCGCTGTCCGGTCAGGTTCTCGGCGACGTCGTCACGGTCGACGGGCAGACCATCTCCCGGCTCTCCCACGCCGTGGTGGAGGGCCGGGCCCACCGCATGACGGTGCACTACCTGGTGGCCGACTCCGAATCGGGCATCCGCCACTTCACCGACCTGCACGTCCTGTCGTTGTTCACCCGGCAGGAGTACGAGACGGCCTTCGCCGAGGCGGGCGTCGCCTCTGTCGAGTTCCTCGAGACCGGCCGTGGCCGCCCCGGCCTCCTCGTCGGCGTCAAGTCCTGA
- a CDS encoding class I SAM-dependent methyltransferase: MEEPVIECRICGGLVEEFLDLGRQPLSDAFLRPADVDAEFFYRLAVGRCASCTMVQLTEEVPRERMFHEGYPYHSSGSSVMREHFTRTALSLVETELTAADPFFVEIGCNDGVLLRTVAEAGIRHLGFEPSGGVAALAREQGVRVRGDFFEESTAVAVLETEGPADVIYSANTICHIPYMDSLLRGVDALLSPGGVFVFEDPYLGDIIEKTSFDQIYDEHFYLFSVRSVQAMAERFGFELVDVRRLPVHGGEVRYTLARAGARRPAPSVARLLDRERVQGLTEPETLRGFASSVTRIRDDLVGLLRSLRDDGRTVVGYGATAKSATVTNFCGIGPDLVSFVCDTTPAKQNRLTPGMHIPVRPPDAFAAADPDYALLFAWNHAEEIMAKEQWFRAAGGRWILYVPDVRVL; this comes from the coding sequence ATGGAGGAGCCGGTGATCGAATGCCGAATCTGCGGCGGACTGGTCGAGGAATTCCTTGATCTCGGGCGCCAGCCGCTCTCCGACGCTTTCCTGCGCCCGGCCGACGTCGACGCGGAGTTCTTCTACCGGCTCGCCGTCGGACGCTGCGCGTCGTGCACGATGGTCCAGCTGACCGAGGAGGTGCCGCGCGAGCGCATGTTCCACGAGGGCTACCCGTACCACTCGTCCGGGTCGTCGGTGATGCGGGAGCACTTCACCCGGACCGCCCTGAGCCTCGTGGAGACCGAGCTCACCGCCGCGGATCCGTTCTTCGTCGAGATCGGCTGCAACGACGGGGTGCTGCTGCGCACGGTCGCCGAGGCCGGAATCCGCCATCTGGGATTCGAGCCCTCCGGCGGGGTGGCGGCGCTGGCGCGGGAACAGGGGGTGCGCGTGCGCGGCGACTTCTTCGAGGAGTCGACCGCGGTCGCCGTCCTCGAGACCGAGGGACCCGCCGACGTGATCTACTCGGCGAACACCATCTGCCACATCCCGTACATGGACTCGCTCCTGCGCGGTGTGGACGCGCTGCTGAGCCCGGGCGGCGTCTTCGTCTTCGAGGACCCCTACCTGGGGGACATCATCGAGAAGACCTCCTTCGACCAGATCTACGACGAGCACTTCTACCTGTTCTCGGTCCGGTCCGTGCAGGCGATGGCCGAACGGTTCGGGTTCGAGCTGGTGGACGTGCGGCGGCTGCCCGTGCACGGCGGGGAGGTCCGTTACACGCTCGCCCGCGCCGGTGCCCGGCGGCCGGCCCCCTCGGTGGCCCGGCTGCTGGACCGGGAGAGGGTCCAGGGCCTGACGGAGCCCGAGACGCTGCGGGGCTTCGCGTCCTCGGTGACCCGCATCCGCGACGACCTGGTCGGCCTGCTGCGCTCCCTGCGCGACGACGGCAGGACCGTCGTCGGCTACGGCGCGACCGCCAAGAGCGCGACGGTCACCAACTTCTGCGGCATAGGACCCGATCTGGTCTCCTTCGTGTGCGACACGACCCCCGCCAAGCAGAACCGGCTGACCCCCGGGATGCACATCCCGGTCAGGCCGCCGGACGCCTTCGCCGCCGCCGATCCGGACTACGCGCTGCTCTTCGCCTGGAACCACGCCGAGGAGATCATGGCGAAGGAACAGTGGTTCCGTGCGGCCGGCGGCCGGTGGATCCTGTACGTGCCCGACGTGCGGGTGCTGTGA
- a CDS encoding class I SAM-dependent methyltransferase, whose protein sequence is MDIAECTECRICGNRALLPVLDLGTQALTGIFPGSPDEVVPAAPLELVKCSPDGCGLVQLRHTADLSLMYGDRYGYRSGIRPFMINHLHGKVARLTGMVDLDSTDLVVDIGSNDSTLLQGYPADGPTLVGVDPTGEKWRRYYPDHIELIPDFFSREVFAERYGDRKAKIVTSIAMFYDLPDPTGFMADVRDILTDDGVWLIEMSYLGSMLEVLAYDAVCHEHLEYYALSQIEWMAERVGLTVSTAEITQVNGGSLCVTLVKDPTRHKVDTAGIDRIRRREAEMELDTMAPYEDFARRVREHRGELRAFLDDSRAAGRLTLGYGASTKGNVVLQYCGIGPGDLPCIGEVSPEKHGCFTPGTGIPIVSEEEAKARRPDQLLVLPWVHRAGFVEREQEFLAGGGKMFFPLPTVSAA, encoded by the coding sequence ATGGACATCGCTGAGTGCACCGAGTGCCGCATCTGCGGCAACCGCGCCCTGCTGCCCGTGCTCGACCTGGGAACCCAGGCGCTGACCGGCATCTTCCCCGGCAGTCCGGACGAGGTGGTGCCGGCCGCTCCGCTGGAGCTCGTCAAGTGCTCCCCGGACGGCTGCGGGCTGGTGCAGCTGCGGCACACCGCCGACCTGTCGCTCATGTACGGCGACCGCTACGGGTACCGCTCGGGCATCCGGCCGTTCATGATCAACCATCTCCACGGCAAGGTCGCCAGGCTCACCGGCATGGTCGATCTCGACTCCACCGACCTGGTCGTCGACATCGGCAGCAACGACTCCACCCTGCTGCAGGGGTACCCGGCCGACGGTCCCACGCTGGTGGGCGTCGATCCGACGGGGGAGAAGTGGCGCCGCTACTACCCCGACCACATCGAGCTGATCCCGGACTTCTTCTCCCGGGAGGTCTTCGCCGAGCGGTACGGCGACCGCAAGGCCAAGATCGTCACCTCGATCGCGATGTTCTACGACCTGCCCGACCCGACCGGGTTCATGGCCGACGTGCGCGACATCCTCACCGACGACGGCGTGTGGCTGATCGAGATGAGCTATCTGGGCTCCATGCTGGAGGTGCTGGCCTATGACGCGGTGTGCCACGAGCACCTGGAGTACTACGCGCTGAGCCAGATCGAGTGGATGGCCGAACGGGTCGGTCTCACCGTGTCGACGGCCGAGATCACCCAGGTCAACGGCGGCAGCCTGTGCGTCACCCTGGTCAAGGACCCCACCCGGCACAAGGTCGACACCGCCGGGATCGACCGGATCCGCCGGCGGGAGGCCGAGATGGAGCTGGACACCATGGCCCCGTACGAGGACTTCGCCCGGCGCGTCCGCGAGCACCGCGGCGAGCTGCGCGCGTTCCTGGACGACTCGCGCGCCGCCGGAAGGCTGACCCTGGGGTACGGGGCCTCGACCAAGGGCAACGTGGTCCTGCAGTACTGCGGGATCGGCCCCGGCGACCTGCCGTGCATCGGCGAGGTCAGCCCGGAGAAGCACGGCTGCTTCACTCCCGGGACCGGCATTCCCATCGTCTCCGAGGAGGAGGCCAAGGCCCGCCGCCCCGACCAGTTGCTGGTGCTCCCGTGGGTGCACCGCGCCGGATTCGTCGAGCGGGAGCAGGAGTTCCTGGCGGGCGGGGGGAAGATGTTCTTCCCGCTGCCGACCGTCTCCGCGGCCTGA
- a CDS encoding Gfo/Idh/MocA family protein — translation MYETRRRGQLGHDGVGHRPDRRQRERGSVGGLRFGVIGCSAFGARSMLPVIRDNPATLLAAVASRDRAKAESFAGRFGCDAVAGYENLLARDDIEAVYIALPNALHYEMALAALECGKHVLAEKPLTTTVRDTAELIRVAAARGLVLRENYGFVHHGQNRRVRSLVQEGRIGRLRHFESSFCFPPLPEDDIRYRPDLGGGALLDVGVYPVRAMQYFLGDDLTVAGAVLRCDPASGVDVSGGFIAHAPDGVIATGGFGFEHGFGSRYRLWGSTGQLIVERAFTPPPWHAPTLRIVSQDHVEEITLPAEHQLSTGVSAFAAAVDAARVHGRDPHHEEWSATAIRTAALVARIRETALWI, via the coding sequence ATGTACGAGACTCGGCGCCGAGGACAGCTCGGCCATGACGGCGTGGGCCACCGGCCCGACCGGCGGCAACGGGAGCGCGGATCGGTGGGCGGGCTGCGCTTCGGGGTGATCGGCTGCTCGGCGTTCGGCGCGCGCAGCATGCTGCCCGTCATCCGCGACAACCCCGCCACGCTCCTGGCCGCCGTCGCCAGCCGGGACCGTGCCAAGGCGGAGTCCTTCGCCGGGAGGTTCGGCTGCGACGCCGTGGCGGGTTACGAGAACCTGCTGGCCCGCGACGACATCGAGGCCGTCTACATCGCGCTGCCCAACGCCCTGCATTACGAGATGGCGCTGGCGGCGCTGGAATGCGGCAAGCACGTCCTGGCGGAGAAACCCCTGACCACCACGGTCCGGGACACCGCCGAACTGATCCGGGTGGCGGCCGCCCGCGGCCTGGTGCTGCGGGAGAACTACGGTTTCGTGCACCACGGTCAGAACCGGCGGGTGCGCTCCCTGGTGCAGGAGGGCCGCATCGGCCGGCTCCGGCACTTCGAAAGCTCCTTCTGCTTTCCGCCCCTGCCCGAGGACGACATCCGGTACCGGCCCGATCTGGGCGGCGGCGCTCTGCTCGATGTCGGCGTCTATCCGGTGCGGGCGATGCAGTACTTCCTCGGCGACGACCTGACCGTCGCGGGCGCCGTGCTGCGGTGCGACCCGGCTTCCGGCGTGGACGTCTCGGGCGGCTTCATCGCGCACGCTCCGGACGGCGTGATCGCCACGGGCGGCTTCGGTTTCGAGCACGGCTTCGGGTCCCGCTACCGGCTCTGGGGCAGCACCGGCCAGCTCATCGTCGAGCGGGCCTTCACCCCGCCTCCGTGGCACGCTCCAACCCTGCGCATAGTGTCGCAGGACCATGTGGAGGAGATCACCCTGCCCGCCGAGCACCAGCTCAGCACCGGGGTGAGCGCCTTCGCGGCCGCGGTCGACGCCGCTCGCGTGCACGGCCGTGACCCGCACCATGAGGAATGGTCGGCGACGGCCATCCGCACCGCCGCACTGGTCGCCCGCATCAGGGAGACCGCCCTCTGGATCTAG